In one window of Comamonas testosteroni DNA:
- a CDS encoding cysteine dioxygenase — protein sequence MTTSHNPARLRRFLAQLTQLVHEAPEETLLLERGKVLLHNLVQHDDWLPDAYAQPSPERYQQYLLYADPLERFSVVSFVWGPGQKTPVHNHTVWGLIGLLRGGEKSQGFAQDTEKQWQPQGAAHVLSPGDVEAVSPTIGDVHQVSNLFENQTSISIHVYGANIGAVHRSVFTEDGKEKAFISGYSNTSLPNIWDRSRETESRAATSH from the coding sequence ATGACGACAAGCCACAACCCTGCAAGACTGCGCCGCTTTCTCGCGCAACTCACACAGCTAGTCCACGAAGCTCCTGAAGAAACCTTGTTACTGGAGCGCGGCAAGGTGCTGCTGCACAACCTAGTGCAACACGATGACTGGCTACCAGATGCCTACGCCCAGCCATCACCAGAGCGTTACCAGCAGTACCTGCTGTATGCAGATCCGCTTGAGCGCTTTTCCGTTGTGAGCTTTGTCTGGGGACCCGGTCAAAAAACGCCGGTGCACAACCATACGGTATGGGGTTTGATTGGCTTGCTGCGCGGCGGGGAAAAGTCCCAAGGCTTTGCGCAAGACACTGAAAAGCAATGGCAGCCTCAGGGTGCCGCCCATGTGCTTTCACCGGGCGATGTGGAAGCCGTTTCTCCCACCATCGGTGATGTGCACCAGGTCAGCAATCTCTTTGAAAACCAAACCTCCATCAGCATCCATGTCTATGGAGCCAATATCGGCGCAGTCCACCGTTCTGTCTTCACAGAAGACGGCAAGGAGAAAGCCTTTATCTCTGGCTACAGCAACACCTCGCTGCCCAACATCTGGGACAGATCGCGCGAAACCGAATCGCGCGCTGCCACCTCTCATTGA
- a CDS encoding rhodanese homology domain-containing protein — protein sequence MTQPISYTTTAQVREALLAKREIALLDVREEDPFAQGHPLFAANLPLGRLELDARWRIPRPNTQIVVYDNGEGLAEIAAQRLQAQGFTQVSLLQGGLQGWRDAGGEIFIDVNVPSKSFGELVESERHTPSLPAPEVKALLDQKADVVVLDARRFDEYQTMNIPGSSSVPGAELVLRARELAPSPTTRIIVNCAGRTRSIIGTQSLVNAGLPNPISALRNGTIGWTLAGQTLEHGADRRAPATVSAEHKAAAAQQARDVADKAGVQRAVRSDIANWQQEVDRTTYLLDVRTPEEFTAGHLSGFRSAPGGQLVQETDVSAPVRGARIVLADDDGVRANMTASWLAQMGWNVYVLDGLSSADFSDSRPVAQNLPEPTAPVTWIKPQALADAIAKAPKDSIAVVDLTTSANHVRRHIPGAWFALRTDLQQALSRIPKADRYVLTCGSSLLAKYAVQEFAEATGATVEVLEGGNQAWADTGLPVEAGEQRLASPRVDRYRRPYEGTDNAHEAMQAYLDWEFGLVEQLGRDATHGFKVI from the coding sequence ATGACTCAACCTATTTCCTACACCACGACCGCTCAAGTCCGTGAAGCTTTGCTTGCCAAGCGCGAAATCGCCTTGCTTGATGTGCGCGAAGAAGATCCGTTTGCGCAAGGCCACCCGCTGTTTGCCGCCAACCTTCCACTGGGCCGACTAGAGTTGGATGCGCGCTGGCGCATTCCCCGCCCCAATACCCAGATCGTGGTCTATGACAACGGTGAAGGGCTTGCTGAAATTGCTGCACAACGTCTGCAAGCCCAAGGCTTTACCCAGGTCAGTCTGCTACAAGGCGGCCTGCAAGGTTGGCGCGATGCGGGCGGCGAAATCTTTATCGACGTCAACGTCCCCAGCAAGTCTTTTGGCGAACTGGTGGAGTCCGAGCGTCACACGCCCTCTTTGCCCGCCCCCGAAGTCAAGGCCTTGCTGGATCAAAAAGCCGATGTCGTGGTGCTGGATGCTCGCCGCTTTGACGAGTACCAAACCATGAACATCCCCGGCAGCAGCAGCGTGCCGGGTGCCGAACTGGTCTTGCGCGCCCGTGAACTGGCGCCTAGCCCGACAACACGCATCATCGTGAACTGCGCGGGCCGCACACGCAGCATTATTGGCACCCAGTCGCTCGTCAACGCAGGTCTGCCAAATCCTATTTCCGCTTTGCGCAATGGCACGATTGGCTGGACGCTCGCAGGCCAGACCCTGGAGCATGGTGCAGACCGCCGCGCTCCAGCCACAGTCTCTGCAGAGCACAAAGCTGCTGCTGCCCAACAAGCCCGCGACGTGGCAGACAAAGCCGGCGTACAACGCGCTGTGCGCAGCGATATTGCCAACTGGCAACAAGAAGTGGATCGCACCACTTATCTGCTCGATGTCAGAACCCCCGAGGAATTTACGGCAGGCCATCTCTCTGGCTTTCGCAGCGCGCCCGGTGGTCAACTGGTGCAAGAAACCGATGTCTCTGCACCGGTACGTGGCGCTCGCATCGTGCTGGCTGACGATGATGGCGTGCGAGCCAATATGACGGCCTCCTGGCTGGCCCAGATGGGCTGGAATGTGTATGTGCTTGACGGTCTGAGCAGTGCTGACTTTTCAGACAGCCGCCCGGTGGCGCAAAACCTGCCAGAGCCCACAGCGCCCGTGACCTGGATCAAGCCCCAAGCATTGGCGGATGCAATTGCCAAAGCACCTAAAGACAGCATTGCCGTGGTGGACCTGACCACCAGCGCCAACCATGTACGCCGCCATATCCCCGGTGCCTGGTTTGCGCTGCGAACCGACCTCCAACAGGCACTGAGCCGCATTCCCAAGGCCGATCGCTATGTGCTGACCTGCGGCAGCAGCTTGTTGGCCAAATACGCGGTGCAAGAGTTTGCCGAGGCCACCGGCGCAACCGTTGAGGTACTGGAGGGAGGCAATCAGGCTTGGGCCGATACAGGACTGCCCGTTGAAGCCGGTGAGCAACGCCTTGCCAGCCCCCGCGTCGATCGCTATCGCCGCCCCTATGAAGGCACAGATAACGCCCATGAAGCCATGCAGGCCTATTTGGACTGGGAGTTTGGTCTAGTGGAACAACTGGGCCGAGATGCTACCCATGGTTTCAAAGTGATCTGA
- a CDS encoding ABC transporter permease encodes MSAVNISATLEHSLEVKSPLSVPQTRQSIQALWLVGLSAAVSWGVLSAVTLLWSNAEVGFSDWAYTTEFGCAAAVVALVALLQAMSPLIGIPVTKRVKALGPWLVALGAGLTVWEIVTAKLASLPTPFFAPPQSLIEVFTTDAAKLLDSTGNSLVLLSAGIVCGAWTGFLVGVWIGWSRQASYWIHPVLRVLGPIPTTALLPVSFFFFPSSWSTAVFLIALGTGFPVAVLTWSGIASVNKNFYDVARTMGASQWFLILRVAVPAALPQVFVGLFMGLGAAFSTLVAAEMLGVKSGLGWYLTWAQGWAAYPNMYGALIVMALLFSGLISLLFLVRDRVLRWQKGVVKW; translated from the coding sequence ATGAGTGCGGTGAATATTTCTGCAACGCTGGAGCACTCTCTCGAGGTTAAGTCTCCGTTGTCAGTGCCCCAGACACGTCAATCGATCCAGGCTTTGTGGTTGGTTGGGTTGTCCGCTGCGGTGTCCTGGGGAGTTCTATCTGCAGTGACCTTGCTCTGGTCCAACGCAGAGGTCGGCTTTAGCGATTGGGCCTACACCACTGAGTTTGGATGTGCTGCTGCAGTTGTGGCGCTGGTTGCGTTACTGCAAGCGATGAGTCCTTTGATTGGTATTCCCGTCACAAAGCGGGTCAAAGCACTGGGGCCTTGGTTGGTGGCGTTGGGCGCAGGTTTGACCGTGTGGGAAATTGTGACGGCCAAATTGGCCAGCTTGCCAACGCCATTTTTTGCACCGCCTCAAAGCCTGATCGAAGTTTTCACAACGGACGCAGCCAAGCTGCTGGACAGCACCGGCAACTCTTTGGTGCTGCTGTCCGCAGGAATTGTGTGCGGTGCGTGGACGGGCTTTCTGGTTGGGGTATGGATTGGCTGGTCGCGTCAGGCCAGCTACTGGATTCACCCTGTGCTGCGGGTTCTGGGACCCATCCCCACCACGGCTTTGCTTCCTGTCTCGTTTTTCTTCTTTCCATCCAGTTGGTCCACTGCGGTGTTTTTGATCGCTTTGGGAACAGGTTTCCCTGTGGCTGTGCTGACATGGTCTGGCATTGCCAGCGTGAACAAGAACTTTTATGACGTGGCACGAACCATGGGGGCATCGCAGTGGTTTTTGATCCTGCGTGTGGCTGTACCTGCTGCCTTGCCTCAGGTGTTTGTGGGCCTGTTCATGGGTTTGGGCGCAGCGTTCTCCACCTTGGTTGCAGCCGAGATGCTGGGAGTGAAGTCAGGCTTGGGGTGGTATCTGACCTGGGCGCAGGGCTGGGCAGCCTATCCCAACATGTATGGGGCGCTGATTGTGATGGCACTGCTGTTCTCGGGCCTGATTAGCTTGCTATTTTTGGTTCGTGACCGTGTGCTGCGCTGGCAAAAAGGAGTGGTGAAATGGTAG
- a CDS encoding ABC transporter substrate-binding protein, whose amino-acid sequence MAALDPAELGEGNGLGRRAFLRTASAAGTLGLVGVGANQVLAAPPARKLKLAWNMGAVCLSPAPVAIERGIFEKHGLNVELINFSGSTDQLLESIATGKADGGLGMIHRWLKPLESGFDVKLVGSSHGGCVRLVGFQPAGVTTLKALKGKTIAVSDLNSPGKNFFSILLLKAGLDPEKDVNWRQFPGDMLGVAVEKGEAHAIADGDPNLAIIERRTKGLVELATNLSGEYATKTCCVVGVTGKLVRNEKPVVASLVRAINEASDFVANYPAETARIYSAYSKVSEADLRAVLATLTHKHHPQGQALRQEIEFYARDFKTVGVLKSTTDPARFATHVHVDVLT is encoded by the coding sequence ATGGCGGCATTGGATCCAGCAGAGCTGGGCGAGGGTAATGGCTTAGGGCGTCGTGCATTTTTGCGCACAGCGTCTGCAGCGGGCACTTTGGGCTTGGTGGGGGTGGGCGCAAACCAGGTTCTGGCTGCTCCACCCGCGCGTAAGCTCAAACTGGCCTGGAATATGGGTGCGGTTTGTCTTTCGCCAGCGCCGGTGGCCATAGAACGCGGCATTTTTGAAAAGCATGGCCTGAATGTTGAGCTGATTAACTTCAGCGGATCTACCGATCAGCTGTTGGAATCCATTGCCACAGGCAAGGCCGATGGTGGCCTGGGCATGATTCATCGCTGGCTCAAGCCTTTGGAGTCCGGCTTTGATGTCAAGCTGGTCGGCAGTAGCCATGGCGGCTGCGTGCGCTTGGTGGGCTTTCAACCTGCCGGTGTCACCACGCTCAAAGCGCTCAAGGGCAAAACGATTGCTGTTTCAGACCTGAATAGTCCCGGTAAGAATTTCTTCTCGATTCTGCTTCTCAAGGCTGGGTTGGATCCTGAAAAGGACGTGAACTGGCGGCAGTTCCCCGGCGACATGCTGGGTGTGGCGGTGGAAAAAGGTGAAGCCCACGCAATCGCTGACGGTGACCCGAATCTGGCCATCATTGAGCGCCGCACCAAGGGCCTGGTGGAGCTGGCGACCAATTTGAGCGGTGAATATGCGACCAAGACTTGCTGCGTGGTGGGTGTGACGGGCAAGCTGGTGCGAAACGAAAAACCAGTGGTCGCTTCTTTGGTCAGAGCAATCAACGAAGCGTCTGATTTTGTGGCCAATTACCCTGCAGAAACGGCTCGTATCTACAGCGCCTATTCGAAGGTGTCTGAGGCTGACTTGCGGGCGGTGCTGGCTACATTGACGCACAAGCATCATCCGCAGGGCCAGGCTTTGCGCCAAGAAATTGAATTCTACGCACGTGATTTCAAAACCGTGGGGGTGCTGAAGTCCACAACGGATCCAGCTCGCTTTGCCACCCATGTTCACGTGGATGTACTGACCTGA
- a CDS encoding LLM class flavin-dependent oxidoreductase: MSKRQLKAGFVLHGVGAGWGDWRHEAALTDGSVNFGFYREQAQLAEKAGFEFLFVADSVHITERSSPHYLNRFEPLTILSALAGATSHIGLVATITACYSEPFTVARQLASLDHISGGRAGWNVVTSWLDGSARNYSRNEHYAHDVRYRLAGEHLDVVQGLWDSWEDDALVRNKATGQFFDKKKLHRLDHKGEFFSVEGPLNIARSRQGQPVIFQAGASEDGKNFAASRSDAIFFHADSLEQAQAYYRDVKAKVAKFGRDPSKVLLLPGIRPIVGRTEQEAQEKYRIAASLVPIENALAALARPFNDHDFSVYPLDEPFPDLGDIGRNSQQAASDHIKQTARENDWTLRDVAQWFATPKTVFVGTAEHVANEIERWFNNEGADGFNFFEALPNTSLKDFVELVVPLLKQRGIWREAYEADTFRGNLGLDVPVNRNTVKRLAQEAKETQTTQSQPATAVV; the protein is encoded by the coding sequence ATGAGCAAACGACAACTTAAGGCAGGTTTTGTGCTGCATGGCGTGGGGGCGGGTTGGGGAGACTGGCGCCATGAGGCGGCGCTGACCGATGGCAGCGTGAATTTCGGTTTCTATCGAGAGCAGGCACAGCTGGCAGAAAAAGCAGGTTTCGAATTTCTGTTTGTGGCCGATAGCGTGCATATCACTGAGCGCTCCAGTCCACACTATCTCAACCGCTTTGAGCCGCTGACGATTCTTTCTGCACTGGCGGGGGCCACCTCTCATATCGGTTTGGTTGCCACCATTACAGCCTGCTATAGCGAGCCGTTTACGGTGGCGCGCCAACTGGCTTCGCTAGACCATATCAGCGGTGGCCGTGCGGGCTGGAATGTGGTGACTTCTTGGCTGGATGGCAGTGCGCGCAACTACAGCCGCAATGAGCACTATGCCCATGATGTGCGCTACCGTCTGGCGGGCGAACATCTGGATGTGGTGCAAGGTCTGTGGGACTCATGGGAAGACGATGCACTGGTGCGCAACAAGGCCACGGGCCAATTCTTTGACAAGAAGAAGCTACACCGTTTGGATCACAAGGGTGAGTTTTTCTCGGTGGAAGGGCCTCTCAATATTGCACGTTCACGGCAAGGCCAGCCGGTGATTTTTCAGGCTGGAGCCTCTGAAGACGGTAAAAATTTTGCAGCTTCACGCTCTGATGCGATCTTTTTTCACGCCGACTCGCTGGAGCAAGCCCAAGCCTATTACCGCGACGTAAAAGCCAAGGTGGCAAAGTTTGGGCGAGACCCGAGCAAGGTGCTGCTCTTACCTGGCATTCGACCCATCGTAGGACGCACCGAGCAAGAGGCGCAAGAGAAGTACCGCATTGCGGCGAGCCTCGTGCCTATTGAGAATGCCTTGGCTGCTTTGGCCCGGCCTTTCAATGACCATGACTTCTCGGTCTATCCGCTGGATGAACCCTTCCCAGATCTGGGCGACATTGGACGCAACAGTCAGCAGGCCGCCAGCGATCACATCAAACAGACTGCGCGTGAGAATGACTGGACTTTGCGTGATGTGGCGCAGTGGTTCGCTACGCCAAAGACGGTGTTTGTCGGCACGGCCGAGCATGTGGCCAATGAAATCGAGCGCTGGTTCAACAACGAAGGCGCAGACGGCTTTAACTTCTTTGAAGCTTTGCCTAATACGTCGCTGAAAGACTTTGTTGAACTGGTTGTGCCTTTGCTCAAGCAGCGCGGCATTTGGCGCGAAGCTTATGAGGCCGATACCTTCCGCGGCAACCTGGGGCTGGATGTGCCCGTGAACCGCAATACGGTCAAGCGCTTGGCTCAAGAGGCGAAAGAGACTCAAACAACGCAGAGTCAGCCAGCAACAGCAGTGGTTTGA
- a CDS encoding ABC transporter ATP-binding protein — translation MVGRVAEVTRADASTVQAGAHVQIEAVNHWFGDGNKHLQVLDDFSLDIAPGEFVALLGPSGCGKSSLLRLVAGLDTPTTGEIRHNSQQIEDPDPSRLLVFQDPTLFPWRTVRDNVLLGLQARGLQKTHAARVDQALSLVGLQDFAQAFPHQLSGGMAQRAALARALVNDPELLILDEPLGKLDSLTRLGMQTEIVQLWQRKGFSALLVTHDVEEALFLAQRIVVLSDRPARVKAVLHNDLPYPRHRSHPKLTELRHEALKLLGLDASW, via the coding sequence ATGGTAGGGCGAGTTGCAGAAGTCACGCGGGCCGATGCGTCCACGGTGCAAGCGGGCGCGCATGTGCAAATTGAGGCGGTTAACCACTGGTTTGGTGACGGCAACAAGCACTTGCAGGTGCTGGATGACTTTTCTTTAGATATCGCTCCTGGCGAGTTTGTTGCCCTCTTGGGACCTAGCGGCTGCGGCAAATCGAGCCTGCTGCGTCTGGTGGCTGGCCTGGATACGCCTACGACGGGAGAGATACGTCACAACAGCCAGCAGATCGAAGATCCAGATCCTTCACGCTTGTTGGTGTTTCAAGATCCCACGCTGTTTCCCTGGCGCACCGTGCGTGACAACGTATTGCTAGGTTTGCAGGCCCGAGGTTTGCAGAAGACCCATGCTGCAAGGGTTGATCAGGCTTTGTCTTTGGTGGGGTTGCAAGATTTTGCGCAGGCTTTCCCGCATCAGTTGTCTGGTGGTATGGCGCAGCGTGCGGCTTTGGCACGGGCCTTGGTCAATGATCCTGAGTTGTTGATACTCGATGAACCGCTGGGCAAGCTTGACTCCTTGACGCGGCTCGGTATGCAGACGGAAATTGTGCAGCTGTGGCAGCGCAAAGGCTTCTCTGCGCTGCTGGTAACCCATGATGTGGAAGAAGCGCTATTCCTTGCGCAGCGCATCGTGGTGCTTTCAGATCGACCAGCACGGGTCAAAGCCGTTTTGCACAACGATCTGCCATATCCGCGCCACCGCAGCCATCCAAAACTCACAGAGCTGCGTCACGAAGCCCTCAAGCTGCTGGGTCTGGATGCAAGTTGGTAA
- a CDS encoding c-type cytochrome, producing the protein MTDDGVKTLLWVLHQAQLGLAAFLEIWGFSSWPFSHRLAAEQLLFDRGQAARVVWAALVIAALLLILAVALWWRKRLRRLLGLGALAILIALFTPWPIWRLLLTPTVPTAFHASAVPFTASAVMQGQQLYQAHCLRCHGALGDGDGVDAEKQVIWPPTLNRSILWRRFEGELFWSVRHGMTDRHGAATMPAADALMTDEQIWTVLGFIRAQAAGQSLKREGVWEFPVALPDEAVRCAGRGPSTQRLDALRGQTVRLVFAGDTTVREDPRMVTVSVGETQGIDCTSDSAEMRRVLSVLLGAEEGQLGGYQILVDRQGWLRAQSKPGSSGWSEDDLVCRTADAPNISKPASEADGLQALIRRMDAEPVRTVVAGFAH; encoded by the coding sequence ATGACGGATGATGGAGTCAAGACCCTTTTATGGGTCTTGCACCAGGCCCAACTTGGCCTGGCTGCTTTCCTGGAAATATGGGGGTTCAGCTCTTGGCCTTTTAGCCATAGGTTGGCGGCAGAGCAGCTGCTTTTTGATCGTGGCCAGGCTGCGCGCGTGGTGTGGGCTGCACTGGTCATCGCTGCATTGCTGCTGATTTTGGCTGTGGCGCTGTGGTGGCGAAAGAGGCTACGCAGGCTGCTGGGGCTCGGGGCCTTGGCGATCTTGATCGCTCTGTTCACGCCATGGCCTATATGGCGTTTGCTGTTGACGCCCACCGTCCCCACCGCGTTTCACGCCAGCGCCGTGCCTTTTACCGCCAGTGCAGTGATGCAAGGGCAGCAGCTTTATCAAGCACATTGCCTGCGTTGCCACGGCGCGTTGGGTGACGGCGATGGAGTCGATGCCGAGAAGCAAGTGATATGGCCACCTACTTTGAATCGATCCATCTTGTGGCGACGATTTGAGGGTGAGCTTTTCTGGAGTGTTCGCCATGGCATGACAGATAGGCATGGCGCCGCAACCATGCCTGCTGCCGATGCGTTAATGACGGATGAGCAGATCTGGACGGTCTTGGGCTTTATTCGTGCGCAAGCGGCGGGGCAGTCTCTTAAGCGTGAAGGCGTCTGGGAGTTTCCTGTGGCTTTGCCAGATGAGGCCGTGAGATGCGCAGGGCGTGGCCCAAGCACTCAACGCTTGGATGCCTTGCGCGGGCAGACCGTGCGTCTGGTCTTTGCTGGGGACACTACGGTCAGAGAAGACCCGCGGATGGTGACAGTGTCGGTGGGTGAGACGCAAGGCATAGATTGCACAAGCGATAGTGCAGAGATGCGCCGCGTTTTGAGCGTCTTGCTGGGGGCGGAGGAGGGCCAGTTGGGCGGGTATCAGATACTGGTGGATAGACAGGGTTGGCTGCGCGCGCAATCCAAGCCTGGTAGTTCCGGCTGGAGTGAAGATGATTTGGTGTGCCGCACGGCGGATGCCCCCAACATCAGCAAGCCTGCTAGCGAGGCTGACGGCTTGCAGGCTCTGATACGCCGTATGGATGCCGAGCCCGTGCGCACGGTAGTTGCGGGTTTCGCTCACTGA